The DNA window GAAATAGTTGGTCTAAATTCAGACGTTGTACAGCTTGTAATAAATGGAAGACCGTGGGGCACATGGTATGTACAACACAACAGTGAAGGCTATATCACATTAATGAGTGAACCATACTGGAATATGGATTCAATCGGCATAAGTAAAACTACCGGCACATTTGTGCGAACGATGCACGGCATAAATGGTGAAGAACAATACGCCATCGCTCAAAAAGGATGGTGCGAATAAATAGTAGTGCCCATTACGAGTCCTATCCGCCATCGGCGGAAGGCGAAGCAATCCCGATTCCTAACAAATCATGATTACCATTGTTGAGCGGGATTGCTTCGCCTCGCTAAGCGAGACTCGCAATGGTTGCTGTTTATTACGCTAAATAAAAAGCGCGGATAGAAGTCCGCGTTTTTTAGAGTTAGAAATATATTTATAGGTTATTCTCAAAGAAACCGTTCACCTTCGCCTCATACAATGTTTTCTCATTGAAATAAGCCTCGCCATGATCCGCACCTTCAATTTCCCATAGTTCCGAATTACCCTGGGACACTCCAAAAATTTGCCTGGAGTGTTCAACCGGAATCTCCTGATCGGCTGTCCCGTGAATTAACAGCAATGGTGTTTTGCTTTGTGCTGCCGCTTTGATCGTCGAGACATCACCAGGTTTTATCCCAATCCGCCAATTCGCCCACTGTTCCAGAGACCAGATCATCGGTTGCTGGAGAAAACCGAACTTTGCAAACATATTATTTACCAATAAATCCAAAGAAGCATAGGCGCTGTCGGCAACAATCGCTTTGATTCTGGGATCGACACTACCATGCATAATTCCGACCGCACCGCCCATGGAAAATCCCATCACGCCAATTTTCTCCTGGTCAATATCGGTACGCGTGTTTAAATAATCAACCGCCGCCTTAAGATCCTTTTTTTCATTCCAGCCAATTGTTGTATATTTTCCTTCGCTGGATCCGAAGTAACGGAAATCAAACAGTAAAACATTATACTTATCTTGCAGGAACAGCGACCAGTTTAAGGCATC is part of the Patescibacteria group bacterium genome and encodes:
- a CDS encoding alpha/beta fold hydrolase — encoded protein: MVRRVIKILLITAIITVAWFFVVSFFAYYNVTHPRQTDYTITPANYNVIYEDVYFQTEDNLRLAGWFLPAGLDARGTIIVMHGYPANKADALNWSLFLQDKYNVLLFDFRYFGSSEGKYTTIGWNEKKDLKAAVDYLNTRTDIDQEKIGVMGFSMGGAVGIMHGSVDPRIKAIVADSAYASLDLLVNNMFAKFGFLQQPMIWSLEQWANWRIGIKPGDVSTIKAAAQSKTPLLLIHGTADQEIPVEHSRQIFGVSQGNSELWEIEGADHGEAYFNEKTLYEAKVNGFFENNL